In Marivivens aquimaris, one genomic interval encodes:
- the hypD gene encoding hydrogenase formation protein HypD, with amino-acid sequence MRYVEEFRDPKAAKVLLAEIEKVTNEIGATKEKPVHIMEICGGHTHAIFRYGLDRLTPEGIEFIHGPGCPVCVLPMSRVDECVEIAELENVIFTTFGDAMRVPGTRKSLLQAKADGADIRMVYSPLDALELARRNPDREVVFFGLGFETTTPSTALSIQQAAREGLNNFSIFCNHITVPEPIKALLDDPHMVLDGFVGPGHVSMVIGVHPYDFIAEDYGKPLVVAGFEPLDLLQSVLMVLRQIRDGRAEIENQYARIVPEHGNPVSIAAMADVYQRRPSFEWRGLGEIDASGLRIRDQYKAFDAEEKFGIGYAAGPRNVQEPEGCECGAVMTGRIKPTACPQFGKGCTPEMPLGALMVSSEGACAAYWQYGGRRAVEAAE; translated from the coding sequence ATGAGATACGTCGAGGAATTCCGCGATCCGAAAGCCGCAAAGGTTCTGCTGGCCGAGATCGAAAAGGTCACGAACGAGATCGGCGCGACCAAGGAAAAACCGGTCCACATCATGGAGATCTGCGGCGGCCACACCCACGCAATCTTCCGCTACGGTCTTGATCGCCTGACGCCCGAAGGTATCGAATTCATCCACGGCCCTGGCTGCCCCGTTTGCGTGCTACCTATGTCCCGAGTTGATGAATGCGTTGAAATAGCGGAGCTTGAGAATGTTATTTTTACCACCTTCGGTGACGCTATGCGCGTCCCCGGTACCCGTAAATCGCTGCTGCAAGCCAAGGCGGACGGCGCGGACATCCGCATGGTCTATTCCCCGCTAGACGCGCTGGAACTGGCCCGACGCAACCCTGACAGAGAAGTCGTATTCTTCGGCCTAGGGTTCGAAACCACTACGCCGTCGACCGCTCTGTCGATCCAGCAGGCCGCGCGTGAAGGACTGAACAACTTCAGCATCTTCTGCAACCACATCACCGTGCCTGAGCCGATCAAGGCGCTGCTCGACGACCCGCATATGGTGCTCGACGGTTTCGTTGGACCGGGCCACGTGTCGATGGTCATCGGCGTGCATCCCTATGACTTCATCGCCGAGGACTACGGCAAGCCGCTGGTCGTCGCGGGCTTCGAGCCGCTCGATCTGCTGCAATCGGTGCTGATGGTGCTCCGCCAGATCCGCGACGGCCGCGCCGAGATCGAAAACCAGTACGCCCGCATCGTGCCCGAGCACGGCAACCCCGTGTCCATCGCCGCGATGGCCGACGTCTACCAACGCCGTCCGTCCTTCGAATGGCGCGGCCTTGGCGAGATCGACGCTTCCGGCCTGCGCATCCGCGACCAATACAAAGCCTTCGACGCCGAAGAGAAATTCGGCATCGGCTACGCCGCCGGCCCCCGCAATGTTCAGGAACCCGAAGGCTGCGAATGCGGCGCCGTCATGACCGGCCGCATCAAACCCACCGCCTGCCCGCAGTTCGGCAAGGGTTGCACGCCCGAAATGCCGCTCGGCGCGCTCATGGTCAGCTCCGAAGGTGCCTGCGCGGCCTACTGGCAATACGGTGGACGCCGCGCTGTGGAGGCTGCCGAATGA
- the fdhD gene encoding formate dehydrogenase accessory sulfurtransferase FdhD, with protein sequence MTPSKSIAGQRWQGALQDMQRALPEEAPVAIVFNGTTQAVMMATPDKLEAFGTGFALTEGTVKSVDEIESLEVIEHAQGFEVRMWISDDAAKRMEDRRRSMLGPVGCGLCGIDSLEQALRELTTVKNNKVLTAEEVNRATEELRKHQPLHDQTRAVHAAGFWRDGIVAVCEDVGRHNALDKLIGTLIQESIDPADGAIVLTSRVSVDMVQKTVIAGAPILIAVSAPTAHAVRVADQANLTVVALARGDGFDVYTHPERITA encoded by the coding sequence GTGACGCCGAGCAAATCCATAGCAGGCCAGAGATGGCAGGGCGCGTTGCAGGACATGCAGCGCGCTTTGCCCGAAGAAGCGCCCGTGGCCATCGTGTTCAACGGCACCACCCAAGCCGTGATGATGGCGACCCCCGACAAGCTGGAGGCTTTCGGGACAGGCTTTGCGCTGACCGAAGGCACGGTGAAATCCGTCGATGAAATCGAAAGCCTTGAGGTCATCGAACACGCGCAGGGCTTTGAGGTCCGCATGTGGATCAGCGATGACGCGGCCAAGCGGATGGAAGACCGCCGCCGCTCGATGCTCGGGCCTGTGGGCTGCGGGCTGTGCGGGATCGACAGTCTGGAGCAGGCGCTCCGGGAGTTGACAACTGTCAAAAATAACAAAGTGTTAACAGCGGAGGAGGTCAATCGCGCGACCGAAGAACTCCGCAAACATCAGCCGCTCCACGACCAAACCCGCGCGGTTCATGCTGCCGGTTTCTGGCGTGATGGCATTGTTGCTGTGTGCGAGGATGTGGGCCGCCACAATGCGCTCGACAAACTCATCGGGACTCTGATCCAGGAGAGTATCGACCCTGCGGACGGCGCGATTGTCCTGACCTCCCGCGTGTCGGTCGATATGGTCCAGAAGACCGTGATCGCTGGCGCGCCGATCCTGATTGCCGTTTCCGCCCCGACCGCCCACGCGGTGCGCGTCGCGGACCAAGCCAACCTGACCGTCGTTGCGCTCGCGCGCGGGGACGGTTTCGACGTTTACACCCATCCCGAACGGATAACCGCATGA
- a CDS encoding formate dehydrogenase subunit delta, giving the protein MKTEKMVYMANQIATFFSSQPTDQKAEGVAAHINDFWEPRMREQLLAHCEAGGEGLSDLALDACKLVKQPA; this is encoded by the coding sequence ATGAAAACCGAAAAGATGGTCTACATGGCGAACCAGATCGCCACGTTCTTTTCCTCGCAGCCGACGGACCAGAAGGCCGAAGGCGTCGCGGCGCACATCAATGATTTCTGGGAGCCGCGGATGCGCGAGCAACTGCTGGCCCATTGCGAGGCAGGCGGCGAGGGCCTTTCGGACCTCGCGCTTGATGCCTGCAAACTGGTGAAGCAGCCCGCTTAA
- the hypE gene encoding hydrogenase expression/formation protein HypE, producing MTLRDTKVTLSHGGGGKAMRDLISEVFTCAFEPESKEDQARLMHDALLQPGAQLAFTTDSYVVTPVEFPGGDIGKIAVCGTVNDLAVGGAKPLWLSAAFIIEEGTDIALLRRIVASMKAEADKAGVKIVTGDTKVVGRGSADQVFITTSGVGVIPADRNLRADNIQPGDVAIVNGVLGDHGATILAARGDMMLTSDLKSDCAALGHLMEATCNAVPVRACRDATRGGIASALNEMAEAAGCAIEIIEEALPLRAEVKGTCEILGLDPLYLANEGTLVLFVAEEHAEAALAAMQSVDTGKEARIIGRAKAGNPLVTMRTAFGGSRIVDMLVGEQLPRIC from the coding sequence ATGACGCTCCGCGATACCAAGGTCACGCTGTCACACGGCGGCGGCGGCAAAGCGATGCGCGACCTCATTTCCGAGGTGTTCACCTGCGCGTTTGAGCCGGAGAGCAAAGAAGACCAAGCTCGCCTGATGCACGACGCGCTCCTCCAGCCTGGTGCGCAACTGGCCTTCACCACCGACAGCTATGTCGTCACGCCCGTTGAATTTCCGGGCGGTGACATCGGCAAGATCGCGGTCTGCGGCACGGTCAATGACCTTGCTGTGGGCGGTGCGAAACCGCTCTGGCTCTCTGCCGCGTTCATCATCGAGGAAGGCACCGACATCGCCCTCCTTCGACGGATCGTGGCGAGCATGAAGGCCGAGGCGGACAAGGCTGGCGTGAAAATTGTGACGGGCGACACCAAGGTCGTCGGGCGCGGCTCTGCCGATCAGGTCTTCATCACCACATCGGGCGTGGGTGTCATCCCTGCGGATCGCAATCTGCGGGCGGACAACATCCAGCCGGGCGACGTTGCGATCGTCAACGGCGTCTTGGGCGATCACGGCGCGACGATCCTCGCGGCGCGGGGCGACATGATGCTGACCTCGGACCTCAAATCCGACTGCGCCGCGCTGGGGCATCTGATGGAGGCGACCTGCAACGCCGTTCCTGTGCGTGCCTGCCGTGACGCGACGCGCGGCGGGATTGCTTCTGCGCTGAATGAAATGGCCGAAGCCGCAGGCTGCGCCATCGAGATCATTGAGGAGGCCCTGCCCCTGCGCGCCGAGGTCAAAGGCACCTGCGAAATCCTCGGCCTCGATCCGCTCTACCTCGCGAACGAAGGCACACTGGTGCTGTTTGTCGCCGAAGAGCACGCCGAAGCCGCACTCGCGGCCATGCAATCGGTCGACACTGGCAAAGAGGCCCGCATCATCGGGCGGGCCAAGGCGGGCAATCCGCTCGTCACGATGCGCACCGCGTTCGGCGGCAGCCGCATCGTCGACATGCTCGTGGGCGAGCAGCTTCCGCGGATCTGTTAA